A window of Geothrix edaphica genomic DNA:
TGGACACCGTGAAGCTGACACCGGTGCTGGTGCCGACGTTGCCGGCCGCGTCATAGGCCTTGGCCGTCAGGGTGTGGGAGGCATTGGTCAGCGTGGTGCTGTCCAGGGTCATGCTGTAGGGGCTGGTGGTGTCGCTGCCCTTCAGCGCGCCGTCCACGTAGAACTCCACCTTGGTGACGCCGACGTTGTCGGAGGCGGTGGCGGAGAAGGTGATGGTGCCGCTGGTGCCGGACTCGGTGGCCGAGACGGTGGGAGCGGTGGTGTCCGAGGAGCCGCTGGTCCAGGCGGCGCCCACGTTGATGCCGTGGAAGGCGTTCCAGACGGCCTGTTCCTGGGCGCTGCCGGCCCCGTAGAGGTCCTTGGCGGCGTTGATGGCGGCGGTGCGGGCCCCGGCGTAGTTGGTGCTGGAGGTCATGTAGACCGAGAGGGCGCGGAACCAGATGCGGGCCGCGGCGTCATTGCCGATGCCGGTCATGCCACTGGGCAGGTAGGTGGTGCTGGTGTTGCCGCTGGTGGTGGCGCCCTGGCTCAGGAAGTAGAAGCAGCGGTTCATGGGGCCGCTGGAGTAGTGCACGTCCAGGTTGCCGACGGTGGAGGACCAGGCATCGGGGCTGGAACCGTCCAGGCTGGGCTTGTACATCCAGCGCAGGGGATTGGTGGCCAGCTGCTCGCCGATGGTCCAGTTGCCGCCGGTGTTGCCGATGGTCGAACCCGACCCGCCACGGGCGTAGAACTCGATCATGGTGCCGAAGATGTCCGAGTTGGACTCGTTCAGGCCGCCCGACTCGCCCGAGTAGGTCAGGTTCGCGGTGCGGGCGCAGACGCCGTGGCTCATCTCGTGGCCCGCCACGTCGAGGGCGGTGAGCGTGGTGAAGGAGGAACCATCTCCGTAGGTCATGCAGAAGCAGCTGTCCGACCAGAAGGCGTTGTCGTAGCTGTTGCTGATGTGGACGCGGCTGTAGGTGGCGGTGCCGGCACCGTCGATGCCATTGCGGGTATGGACGTTCTTGTAGTAGTCCCAGGACTTGATCATGCCGAACATGGCGTCCACGGCCGCGGTCTCGCCGTTGGCGGCGGTGGTGGAGCTGCCTTCGACGTAGTTGGCGCCATCGCCCCAGGTGTTGTCGGCATCGGTGTAGAGGGTGCCGGTGGCGGTGCTGGTGGTGGCGGCGTGGGCCATGTTGGTGACCACGTTGTTGCCGAAGGAGCCGCCGGTGCCGCGGGTCGTGTCGCGCAGCTCGTAGGTGGTGCCGGTGTAGTTGGTGGGCAGGGAGACCGTGCCGTTGTACTGGCTGTTGCCGGTGCCCGTGGCCGCGGTGGTGTGGAGGGTGTTCCAGGTCTTCAGGATGGCGCCGGTGTGGGCGTCCACCAGGTAGTCGGTGTGCTTGATGCCGTCCTGGTCATTCTCGAGCTCGGTGTGGACGTGATAGGCCAGGGTGTAGCGGAGCACCTGGCGGGACACATCCTCGGCGTTCAGGTCCGCGGTGGCCTTGCCCGCGCGGCGGACGACCTCGGCCATTTCGGGGTAGACCACCAGCTCCGTGGTCGGAGCGTAGGCGTAGGCGCCCTTGGGCGCCAGGTCCCCCTGGACCACGGCGAGCGCCTCGGCACTGCCGAGGGCCGGGGTCACATTGAGCTGGATGCCCTTGAGCAGGGCGTTGGTGAGCGGGAGCTCGGCGCCGTCCTTGCCGGTGTGGGTGATGACATCGCCGCCCCAGACCTTCACGCCCTTGTAGGTCTGCTGGAAGTGGGCGTGGGCCTGGCCGAGCTGGTCGGTGTGCGCGCCACGGAGCAGGAAGGCGTGATCGCCGTCCAGGCCCAGCTGTGCGCGGCTGGCCAGCAGCCGCTGGGCGGCCGCTTCACCGCGCAGCGAATCCTGGGGCAGGCGGGCGTTGAGGGTACCGGCGGCGAGGGCCGCGGCGAGGAAGGACAGGGCCATGCGGCCCGTGGCGATCGCCATGGAAGCTCCTTAGCTTGGGGGGGGGGAGGGCCTTCCCGCTTCGCAGTCGCGAGGGCGGAGGCTCGGTTGGGGGAAAGATCGGAAAGGCGGAACCAGAGTCCCCGCGGCCCGTCAACCCCTCAAGTTAAGGCTTGTTAATTTTCTTGAGAATCATTTCTATTAAATTTTGTAATGATCAAATCATTTTATTTGAATGATTAATAAACAATCGAGAGGTCCTGTTTGAGTGTTTTGGTCAAGGGACCCGACGGACGACCTTGCCACCCTGGAGCACGAAGGGGACGCGCTCCAGGGTGGTGATGTCCTTCAGTGGATCGCCATCCACGGCGATGATGTCCGCCGCCCGGCCGGCCTCCAGGGTGCCGACCTCCGAATCGAGCCGGAGCAGCCGGGCCGCGACCACGGTGGCGCTCTGGATGGCCTGCAGGGGGGTCATGCCGTAGTCCACGAGATAGCGGAAATCCATGGCCACCAGGCGGTGTTCGAAGACGCCGATATCGGTGCCGTAGGCGATGGGAAGCCCCGCATCCAGCGCGGCTTTGAAGCCCGCCCGGCGCAGGGGCAGGATCGTGCGGGCCTTGGCGATGGAACCTTCGGGGAAGTGGTAGGGGTTGCCGGGCAGCAGGATGGATTCGAGGGCGTACAGGGTGGGCACCAGGAAGGTGCCGCGCACCTTCATCTCCCGGGCCGTGGCGGGGCTCAGCAGGCTGCCGTGCTCGATGGAGCGCACGCCCGCCAGGGTGGCTTCGAGGATGCCCGCATCCCCGTGGGCGTGGGCGCAGACGTCCATGCCGCGGCGGTTCGCCTCCTCCACGATGGCCTTGAACTCGACCGGGCTGAAGCTGGGGGCGCCGGGATCGTCGTGGTTGGAGAGCACGCCGCCCGTCGCATGGATCTTGATGAGGTCCACGCCGCGCTTGCGCCATTCGCGCACGACGTGCCGGCCCTGGTCCGGAGAATCGACGATGTGCTCATCGCCGGTGTGGAGGTGGGGCGGGAAGCCGTTGAGGTCGCCGTGGCCGCCGGTGATGGACAGGGAGGGCCCCGCCACCAGCATCCGCGGTCCGGGGATGTCGCCCCGGGCGATGGCATCACGCAGGGCCACGTCGCCGAAGCCCGCGGAGGCGCCCACGTCCCGCACGGTGGTGAACCCGGCTTCGAGCACCTTCCGGGCGTTCACCACGCCATCGAGGAGCAGGGCTCCCTGGCTGCGCTTGAGGTAGCCCAGCTCTCCGAGGCCCGCCGGAAAGAGCAGGTGGGTGTGGCAGTCGATGAGGCCCGGTAGCAGGGTGCGGTCGCCCAGATCGAGGGTCTCGGCATTGGCGGGCGGCGGGCCGGGCTGGATCCGGCCATCCTTCACCCACAGCCGCCCAGGGGTCTCCACCTTCCCGGTGCGGACGTCGAGAAGCCTGGCCGCCTTGAGGAGGAGCGGCCGCTCCTGGCCGCAGAGGGCGAGGCAGAGAAGGCTGGCGAAAAGGCCGCGCAGGATCATGGGGACTCCGGAGTGTGGCCTACGATAGCCCACCCGCTCGCGGAATTCCTGCAACTTTGGAGTGGGACTACGGCCGCTTGGTGGACTTCTGCCGGACCCGCTTAGGCGGTGCGCTCTTGCCCTTCTTCGGGGCCTGCTTGGCGGCGGGCTTGGGGCCTTCCTTCTTCTTGGGGCGGGGCTTGGCCTTGACCTTGTCCACCCGCTGGGCCTGGAGCGATTCGTTGCTGCGGGAGGGCTTGAGGCCTTCGCCAGGATCCAGGATGCGGCGCACGGCGGCGACCTCCGCCTCCTCGCCTTCGCCCTTCTTCTTTTTCTGGACGCTGAGGCGCAGGGGTACGCCTGCCAGGCCGAACTGCTCGCGCAGGCGGTTCTCCAGGTAGCGGACGTAGCTGAAGTGCAGCCCGCGGTCGGTGTTGGCCTTCACCACGAAGCTGGGGGGCCGCACGCCCACCTGGGTCATGAAGTAGAGCTTGGGCAGCTTGCCGTCGATGGCGTGGGGGCTCATGGCGGCGACAGATTCCCGCAGGAAGCGGTTCAACTCGCCCGTGGAGATGCGGCGGCCGTGGGCCTCCGCCAGCTCGTCG
This region includes:
- a CDS encoding M4 family metallopeptidase, producing MAIATGRMALSFLAAALAAGTLNARLPQDSLRGEAAAQRLLASRAQLGLDGDHAFLLRGAHTDQLGQAHAHFQQTYKGVKVWGGDVITHTGKDGAELPLTNALLKGIQLNVTPALGSAEALAVVQGDLAPKGAYAYAPTTELVVYPEMAEVVRRAGKATADLNAEDVSRQVLRYTLAYHVHTELENDQDGIKHTDYLVDAHTGAILKTWNTLHTTAATGTGNSQYNGTVSLPTNYTGTTYELRDTTRGTGGSFGNNVVTNMAHAATTSTATGTLYTDADNTWGDGANYVEGSSTTAANGETAAVDAMFGMIKSWDYYKNVHTRNGIDGAGTATYSRVHISNSYDNAFWSDSCFCMTYGDGSSFTTLTALDVAGHEMSHGVCARTANLTYSGESGGLNESNSDIFGTMIEFYARGGSGSTIGNTGGNWTIGEQLATNPLRWMYKPSLDGSSPDAWSSTVGNLDVHYSSGPMNRCFYFLSQGATTSGNTSTTYLPSGMTGIGNDAAARIWFRALSVYMTSSTNYAGARTAAINAAKDLYGAGSAQEQAVWNAFHGINVGAAWTSGSSDTTAPTVSATESGTSGTITFSATASDNVGVTKVEFYVDGALKGSDTTSPYSMTLDSTTLTNASHTLTAKAYDAAGNVGTSTGVSFTVSNATSGAELVLNGGFESGATSWTQTSGVIGTFTGEPAHGGSYDAWMCGYGSAHTDYVYQQIAIPSTATGTLTFWLHVDTAETTTTTAYDTMKVQVLNTSGTVLATLATYSNLNKNTGYTQQSLSLSAYKGQTIRLRFYSVEDSSLQTSFVIDDVSVK
- a CDS encoding metal-dependent hydrolase family protein, whose product is MILRGLFASLLCLALCGQERPLLLKAARLLDVRTGKVETPGRLWVKDGRIQPGPPPANAETLDLGDRTLLPGLIDCHTHLLFPAGLGELGYLKRSQGALLLDGVVNARKVLEAGFTTVRDVGASAGFGDVALRDAIARGDIPGPRMLVAGPSLSITGGHGDLNGFPPHLHTGDEHIVDSPDQGRHVVREWRKRGVDLIKIHATGGVLSNHDDPGAPSFSPVEFKAIVEEANRRGMDVCAHAHGDAGILEATLAGVRSIEHGSLLSPATAREMKVRGTFLVPTLYALESILLPGNPYHFPEGSIAKARTILPLRRAGFKAALDAGLPIAYGTDIGVFEHRLVAMDFRYLVDYGMTPLQAIQSATVVAARLLRLDSEVGTLEAGRAADIIAVDGDPLKDITTLERVPFVLQGGKVVRRVP